The Hymenobacter sp. DG01 sequence AAAGCAACGCACCCAAGTGAGCTAGGGGCGCCTCCGCGTACTCGGTGAGGCCCACCGGCACGGCTGCCAGCACGTAAGCCTTAAGCAGGACCACCGACTCAGGGTTGTACTCGATGCCCCGCAACAGCGTGTTATAGGCCGCTGAAAAGTTGCGCTGACGGGTGTAGAAATCAGCGGCGGCTACTACCCCATTCTCTACGAAGGGGGCCTCCCGAACCAGTTGGGCGTACAGTTGTGCGGCTGATTTTGGCTGCTTGTCGGCTTCGGCCAGTGCTGCTCGGAAATAAAGGCGGTAAAATTGGTCAAATCCCTCAAAACGGCCTTGCGCGATGAGCTGCCGAAGGGCGAGCCACTGTTTTTCCCGGGTGTACAGCTCGCCACGCAGCACGTTCCAACGCGAGGCGGCCGGTGCATTAACCGGTGGCGCAAAATCCGTTAGGGCCTGGCGGGCCGCAGCCAGTTGCCCGGCCTGCATTGCGCGGGGCAGCTGAGCCAGCAGCGCCTCCGTGCGTAAGGCCGGCGCCGATAAGCTCCGAGCGGTTTGGATTAAGTCAGTGGCGGGTAGTTCGTCGCCACGAACAACCAGATATTGTACCTGTAGCGAATCGGGAGCCTGTTGGTAAAACGTACGAAAATCCGGGTCGAGCACTGCCAGTAGCCGGCGGGCAGGAGGAATGGAGGCCAGGTCAGCGCCTACCGCGGCTTGACGGGCTACGCGGCGCGCTGAATCGGGCTGGTTGGTCAGCGCCAGGGCATAGGCCGCCGGGAGGGCTGCCGTGGAGGAGCCATTTTGCCGGGCTTCCGCTAAGCGAAGAGCCGCCGGCGCCGGTAGGTGTTGGTCGAGCAGCCAGAGGCCTTGTAGCTGCTGGTAGTACGCGGTAGCGGGGCCCGAGCCGGTTGCCAGCGGCAGAATGGTTGTTTGGGCCGCCACCGGCCGGCCACCATAGTGCTGGGTAAAAGCCCGCAGGAAATTCAGCTGATCGAGGTAGGCACCATTTTCCGGCCGGGCCGCCAAGTGGGGCAACAGAGCCAGTAGCGTAGTGTCGCGGCGCAGGGCCCGGTTCAGGCCATCGTGGTAGAGGCGGGCAAAGCCAGCGGTTGTCAGGGCCGTTGCTGTATCGGGTAGAGCAACAGTGCCCGCGGGCTGGCCCGTGAAGCGAGCCAGCAATAGGGCGTTGCTGCGCAGGGCGTCGTCGGTGGTGCTCAGGCCCTGCGGCATAAGCGTATTGGCCGCAGCCCATTGCTGCTGCCGGATTAGGTAGGCAAGGCGGTTAGCCAGCAGCACTGCATCGGTGGGGGCTGCTGCTTCGGCCCGCTCCTGATATACCTTCACCGAATCGGTAAGGGCAGAGCGAGTGTAGAGCTGGGCCAGGTCGCCGTTGAGGCGGGCGCTTCGGGGGGCGGCCTTCAGCGCGTCGCGCAGCACATTGAGGCGGTCGAAAAAGTCGCGGGGCTCGTTGTAGAGGGCCGCCAAGCGGAGCGAGATTCTTTCGGATGGACGACGGCTCAGGGCCCGGCGCAGAATATTGATTTCGTTCTGGCGCTGCTGACGGAAGCGGTACAGCGCCGCCCGGCCCAGGCTGGCCTTGTGATTGTGCTGGTCCAGCACATCACTCTCGGCATAGTAGCGTTCGGCCAGCAGCGCCTGCGAAAGGTCATCGGGGGTAAGCTCGCTTTGTAAGCGGGCTAGGTCGCCCAGGTTGTTGTAGTAGCCCGCTTTTACCTGGTTGGCGATGATAAACTGGTTGCGCAACAGCACCAGGCCCAGCAGCCCAAGGCCCAAGCCGTACATGGCATAGAACGGAAAGCGCCGGGGCTCATACACCACGCGGTGCACCGGCAGCTTCTGGCGCAGCAAGGGGGCAAAGTTCAGCAGCACGTACAGCAGAAAAGCACCGCCCACGCACAGCAGCGCCAAGGCTGTGAAGTCGCGGGCAGCCAGCAGCAGCGGGTCGTTGGCGGTAGCCAGCGCGTACCCGAGGGCAGCCGCGCCCAGCAGTACCAGCGCCAGATACAGTAGCTGCATGCCGGAGTGGTAGGGCACCCAGGCCTGGTAGGTGGTAGCCCGGCGCCGGAGCCTCAGCCAGCCAATGACCACGGCCGGCAGCAGCAGCACCAGCGGATCAAGGTGCCAGCCAGGGGCTATTTCTACCTCCCCATTGTTCCAGTAGTAAAGCAGCAGCGTGCCCAGATACAAGCCACTGGCCAGCACGAAGGGTAGCACGCCAAAGCGTGCCGCCGGCGTATCGGCCTGGGTGTTTAGCCATAGCAGGCCATGCACATTCTCGAAGGCCACCCACACCACCACCAGTGCAAAAGCTACCGCGCCACTTACTGTAAAGAAGCCGCTCAGGTGCAGGGCCGTTACCTCGGCCGGGGCCGGGCTCTGCGTAAACAATAAGGCTCCTAAACCAGCTACCAGAAGTCCGAAGAGCAGCAGGCGTTTCAGCAGGCTGGTTTCCGGATGGAAGGCGTGGAAATAGTAGGCGGGTAACCCCAGCGCGGCTAATGCCAGCACCAGAAAGTACTGCTGCCCGGCATCAAATACATTCAGTAAGTCCGCATTCAAGGACATCAACAGGAAGATGACCAGGGCCATGCCAGCCACAAAGGCGGGCCGGGCCAGGCGGCTGATAACGGCCAGAAAATAGGCCAGGGCTACCCCCAGCAAACCTACCAAGGCAAACGCCGCTTCCGAGCGCAGAAAGGGCCCGGCCACATCGTAGGTTTGCGTGACCAGGTAGGTATTAGCCTGCACGGGTAGTGCTTCCAAGCCAATGCGCACGGTAGCCACGGTAGTAGGCACCGGGGTTAGCTGTGCTACCGGCTGCACCGGCAGGACGGCATCTTCGGCAGTGAAATAGTGCCAGCCCGCTGCTGCCACAGCCAGCACGGCGCATAGCGCAAGAAGCAAAAGCGGGCCGTGCCACTGGCGCGGGCGCGGCGAAACGGTGGAGGAAGCAGCAGGCACCAACAGTTAGTCCAGCACTTTAGGTACGCGGAAGTAGTCGGAGTCTTTGCGCGGGGCGTTGCGCAGGCCATCCTGGTGGCTTACCGTGTTTTGCGGCTCGTCGGGGCGCAACACGTTAATTTCCTGGGACAGGTGTACCAGCGGCTCTACGTCGGTGGTATCCAGCTGGCGGAGCTGATCCACCCAGTCCAGAATCTTGTTCAGGTCGCCGAGCATCTGCTGCTCTTTGGTGGCGTCAAACTCAAGGCGGGCCAGGTGGGCCAGGCCGCGAAGGGTAGCAAGGTCGGTGCTCACAGGATAAAAGAAAGTGAGAGGTAAAGATGAGAAATTGAAGCCGGGAAAGCAGGGTATTGGCTGAAAGAGGCCAGAGCGCCGGGCGAGGGGTCAGGCCCGCACCAGGGGTTCCGGTTCCGCCGGCCGCCAGGTGCTGGCCTCCGGAATGCCCCCGGCCTCGGGCCGCAGGGCGCTGGCAATAAGGTCGTAGGCCTGCTGTTTCAGGGCTGGGGCATCGGCGGTGGTGAGACCAGTGGTTGGAATAGGTTCGTGCACGATGATGGCCAGGCGGGAGTAGCGCACCCGCAGGCCGCTAACATCGGGCATAAACCGGTGGTTCAGGGGCATGGTAATGGGCACCACGGGCACCCCAGCCGCAATGGCCAGCTGAAAGGCTCCATCCTTGAAGGGTTCCAGCTGCTGGCCGGGAGTTTTGGAAATAGCGCCTTCCGGGAAGATAACCACGGAGCGGCCCGCTTCCAGCGTGCGGCGGGCCTGCACCATCGCGCGGCCCCGACTCACAGCACTTTCGCGGTCCACGGTAATGTAGGCCCGCCCGAAGATGGGACCCCACACCGGCACCTGCGCCAGCGAGCTTTTACCCATAATATTAAGCCAGCCAGGAATGGTGCGGAACAGCAGGGGAATATCAATGTAGGAGCTGTGGTTGGCTACGTACACGCAAGGTTGGCCAACCGGCAGCCGATGGGCGCCTACGGTTTCTACCGGCATGCCCCACATCCGAATGAAAAGCTTGCTCCAGTATCGGTTGAGAGCATGCAGGTAGCGGTGCCAGGCAGGGCGCTGGCTTAGGGCCCACTGCAGCGGATACGTCAGCACGAACGGCATTACAAACCAGAACGTAGCCCAGGTGGTGTACAATCGGTGGCCGATAAAGCGGAGTAAGCGCGACATGGGTGCAAAAGTACGGGGAATGTCAGAAGGGGCCTATGTCCAGCTGGCTGGCCGGTGGCTGTCGGGCCAGGCCGACTGCCGCTACACGCCCAGCAGCCGGGCGGCTTTCAGCAGGCCGGCCACACTAATGGCGTCCGTGATGCGGCTCTCCATTACCAGCTCCACCGCCTGGGCCAGGGGGAGCTTCCAGAGGCGCAGATCCTCGGTTTCTTCGGGTTCCACGTCGCCCTGGGTTAGCTCCTGGGCCAGAAACACGAAGCCTTCTTCATCCGTGACGGAGTTGGACGTGTGCAGGCGCATGATGTTGGTCCAGCGGGCAGCCAGCAGACCGGTTTCTTCGCGCAGCTCCCGCTGCGCCGATTCCAGGATATCCAGCTCCACGGGGCCGCCACCCATCGGAATTTCCCAGCTGTACTCGCTCAGGGCGTAACGGTACTGGCCCACCAGCCAGGTGTTGCCTTCCGCGTCAACCGGAATGATGCCCAGGGCTTTATTCTTCATGGACACTACCCCATAAATACCCGGGTTGCCGGCGGGGTTGATGATTTGGTCTTCCCGCACCCGAATCCAGGGATTCTGGTACTTGATTTCCGAGTTCAGGCGCTGCCAGGGGTTATGGTTTTCGTCAACGTGCGGAGCGGAGGTAGGGGTCATGCCGGGTATAGAAGAAGATAGATGACGGCCGCAAAGGTAGGGCCCGGCGCGTTTTTAACCGGACGCCGCTGCTCTCACCGGGCAGAATACACAGTTTGCCGGGCATGAGCGGCCATTAAGCCAATAACCCAGCACAGGGCCTTGGGGCTAGCTTACCTTTGACTCAGTAATAAAGCAGCGCGCGTAGGGTTTATGGAAAGGAAGGCTCGTACCGCGAAGTGTTGACCACCGACAAAAGGAGTAGGGTGGATGAATGATATTTGTCGGTCAACGCGACGGAAAAAGCCGCTGCCTCAGGCAGCGGCTTTTTTATTTGCCTTGGGGCTGGGG is a genomic window containing:
- a CDS encoding lipopolysaccharide assembly protein LapB, translated to MPAASSTVSPRPRQWHGPLLLLALCAVLAVAAAGWHYFTAEDAVLPVQPVAQLTPVPTTVATVRIGLEALPVQANTYLVTQTYDVAGPFLRSEAAFALVGLLGVALAYFLAVISRLARPAFVAGMALVIFLLMSLNADLLNVFDAGQQYFLVLALAALGLPAYYFHAFHPETSLLKRLLLFGLLVAGLGALLFTQSPAPAEVTALHLSGFFTVSGAVAFALVVVWVAFENVHGLLWLNTQADTPAARFGVLPFVLASGLYLGTLLLYYWNNGEVEIAPGWHLDPLVLLLPAVVIGWLRLRRRATTYQAWVPYHSGMQLLYLALVLLGAAALGYALATANDPLLLAARDFTALALLCVGGAFLLYVLLNFAPLLRQKLPVHRVVYEPRRFPFYAMYGLGLGLLGLVLLRNQFIIANQVKAGYYNNLGDLARLQSELTPDDLSQALLAERYYAESDVLDQHNHKASLGRAALYRFRQQRQNEINILRRALSRRPSERISLRLAALYNEPRDFFDRLNVLRDALKAAPRSARLNGDLAQLYTRSALTDSVKVYQERAEAAAPTDAVLLANRLAYLIRQQQWAAANTLMPQGLSTTDDALRSNALLLARFTGQPAGTVALPDTATALTTAGFARLYHDGLNRALRRDTTLLALLPHLAARPENGAYLDQLNFLRAFTQHYGGRPVAAQTTILPLATGSGPATAYYQQLQGLWLLDQHLPAPAALRLAEARQNGSSTAALPAAYALALTNQPDSARRVARQAAVGADLASIPPARRLLAVLDPDFRTFYQQAPDSLQVQYLVVRGDELPATDLIQTARSLSAPALRTEALLAQLPRAMQAGQLAAARQALTDFAPPVNAPAASRWNVLRGELYTREKQWLALRQLIAQGRFEGFDQFYRLYFRAALAEADKQPKSAAQLYAQLVREAPFVENGVVAAADFYTRQRNFSAAYNTLLRGIEYNPESVVLLKAYVLAAVPVGLTEYAEAPLAHLGALLSPADYVTFRTEYAARRAAYASSGTPWN
- a CDS encoding 1-acyl-sn-glycerol-3-phosphate acyltransferase, which encodes MSRLLRFIGHRLYTTWATFWFVMPFVLTYPLQWALSQRPAWHRYLHALNRYWSKLFIRMWGMPVETVGAHRLPVGQPCVYVANHSSYIDIPLLFRTIPGWLNIMGKSSLAQVPVWGPIFGRAYITVDRESAVSRGRAMVQARRTLEAGRSVVIFPEGAISKTPGQQLEPFKDGAFQLAIAAGVPVVPITMPLNHRFMPDVSGLRVRYSRLAIIVHEPIPTTGLTTADAPALKQQAYDLIASALRPEAGGIPEASTWRPAEPEPLVRA
- the gatC gene encoding Asp-tRNA(Asn)/Glu-tRNA(Gln) amidotransferase subunit GatC, with the translated sequence MSTDLATLRGLAHLARLEFDATKEQQMLGDLNKILDWVDQLRQLDTTDVEPLVHLSQEINVLRPDEPQNTVSHQDGLRNAPRKDSDYFRVPKVLD
- a CDS encoding NUDIX hydrolase, with translation MTPTSAPHVDENHNPWQRLNSEIKYQNPWIRVREDQIINPAGNPGIYGVVSMKNKALGIIPVDAEGNTWLVGQYRYALSEYSWEIPMGGGPVELDILESAQRELREETGLLAARWTNIMRLHTSNSVTDEEGFVFLAQELTQGDVEPEETEDLRLWKLPLAQAVELVMESRITDAISVAGLLKAARLLGV